Proteins encoded together in one Chitinophaga varians window:
- a CDS encoding gliding motility-associated C-terminal domain-containing protein produces MKFTLPSGLIGMMILLLFTGFIARGQQSTNFTPLNFIENKGQWDPQVLYKSDVGTADIWLRKTGFTFMLYNKDDMHDLYEYMHGHGEAADSGAVVVPKNSAAGKSAADARSGEPSPGRPRRLPDVRGHAYQVNFIGANENPEIIPEKAQESLSNYFIGNDRSKWASNVKSYQGLLYKSLYPGIDAHVYSDASQLKYDIIVAAGANPDKVQLSYEGASGMEIKKGQLLVHTTVGDVIEQLPYAYQYVNNQRVPVKVSYRLNGNKVGFKISGEYDPAYPLVIDPVYVFSTVSGSRADNWGFTATYDDAGNFYGGGIVFGAGYPTTNGAYKTAFNGGTFDIGISKFNPNGTRLIYATYIGGDGQEQPHSLFVDKQGNLVISGRTTSANYPYDKVEGTNRGGWDIVVTKLNATGSALIGSLIVAGSADDGVNMRENRAGGDWVLLRNYGDDARSEVVIDDAGYIYVAGCTRSNDFPVTAGVFQGTFGGSQDGVVMKINPLCQSLVWCSYLGGSAEDAAYVIALNKLNTLYVAGGTASSNFTVTPGAIYPNYRGGVCDGFITHITNDGTKILQSTYLGSDDPSADQVYGIQLDKNGFVYAMGTTEGTWPIKLLNPGDYNDNSLQYIVKLQSDLSAFVYSTTFGKRRQLASTPSISPTAFLVDRCENVYVSGWGGGINNSLHYPNSGTFGLPAKNAIQSSTDGMDFYFFVLQRDAAAQLFGSWFGGNGLYEHVDGGTSRFDRNGVIYQGICAWCNVSQNGSKPRYPTTPGAYSSTPPPACNYGALKIAFNLDGVKAGIKTLNRRSNFCVPSDITFVDTTRLPAERWEWHFPDGSVVNGKDTIKHTFNQAGTFTVMLVKVDRASCNGADTAYIDVKLGNNEAKFDFDAQRKLPCTDLAYEFTSNATPVGAFGDSSFIFDLGDGSKPEYVGPSKFPYTHKFAAPGVYNVSLTLVDSNFCNAPETITKPLRVAVNVTAQFTMPDTVCVGTEIQLDNTTLGGDSFLWTFEDNGDQSTEPYPIHKFNVPGLWKVKLLALDENTCNKKDSVTKQVLVAAPPVADFDFNPTKATENTPVTFTNLTQGQEPLHFLWNFGDGDTTSARNPQHQYLKTGTYNVCLTAANQEGCTHTVCKQVSAIVVPLFDVPSAFSPNNDGMNDVFYVKSFGATKFNLKIFNRWGQLIFESTDPRIGWDGTFKGAVQPMDAYAYVVSLEFTDGTKANKTGNVTLLR; encoded by the coding sequence AGGCCCCGTCGCCTGCCGGATGTAAGAGGTCATGCTTACCAGGTTAATTTTATCGGCGCCAACGAAAACCCGGAAATCATCCCGGAAAAAGCACAGGAATCACTGAGCAATTATTTCATAGGTAACGACCGCTCCAAATGGGCTTCCAATGTAAAATCCTATCAGGGGCTGTTGTATAAATCACTGTACCCTGGTATCGACGCACATGTGTATTCCGATGCCTCCCAACTGAAATACGATATCATCGTGGCAGCAGGCGCCAATCCTGATAAAGTTCAATTATCATATGAAGGCGCCAGCGGCATGGAAATAAAAAAAGGACAACTGCTGGTACATACTACGGTAGGTGATGTCATTGAACAGTTGCCATATGCTTACCAGTATGTGAATAACCAACGCGTGCCCGTAAAAGTGTCCTACCGCCTGAACGGTAATAAGGTAGGATTTAAGATTTCCGGTGAATATGATCCTGCTTACCCGCTGGTGATAGACCCGGTATATGTGTTCTCCACTGTTTCCGGTTCCCGGGCAGATAACTGGGGGTTTACCGCTACCTATGACGATGCCGGTAACTTCTATGGCGGCGGTATCGTGTTTGGCGCCGGTTATCCTACCACCAACGGTGCTTATAAGACAGCGTTCAATGGCGGAACTTTTGATATCGGCATCTCCAAATTCAACCCCAATGGTACGAGGTTGATTTATGCCACCTACATTGGCGGCGACGGACAGGAACAGCCACACAGCTTGTTTGTGGACAAACAGGGCAATCTGGTGATTTCCGGCAGGACCACTTCCGCCAACTACCCTTATGATAAAGTGGAAGGCACCAATCGTGGTGGCTGGGACATAGTGGTCACCAAACTCAATGCCACAGGGAGCGCGCTGATCGGGTCATTGATTGTTGCCGGCAGCGCCGATGATGGCGTTAATATGCGTGAAAACCGCGCCGGTGGTGACTGGGTGCTGTTGCGTAACTACGGCGACGACGCCCGCAGTGAAGTCGTAATTGATGATGCGGGTTATATCTATGTGGCAGGCTGTACCCGTTCCAACGATTTCCCGGTGACAGCAGGTGTTTTCCAGGGCACCTTCGGCGGATCGCAGGATGGCGTGGTGATGAAGATCAACCCATTGTGCCAGTCATTGGTATGGTGCAGTTATCTCGGCGGCTCGGCAGAAGATGCTGCATATGTGATCGCGCTCAATAAGCTCAATACATTATACGTGGCTGGTGGTACGGCCAGCAGTAATTTTACCGTCACTCCCGGCGCCATTTATCCTAATTATCGCGGCGGTGTGTGTGATGGCTTTATCACCCATATCACCAACGACGGAACAAAAATATTACAGAGCACTTACCTCGGCTCCGATGATCCGTCGGCCGACCAGGTATACGGTATTCAGCTTGATAAGAACGGGTTTGTATACGCGATGGGCACTACGGAAGGCACATGGCCCATCAAACTGCTGAACCCCGGCGACTACAATGATAACTCGTTGCAGTATATTGTGAAGTTGCAATCCGATCTGAGTGCGTTTGTTTATTCCACTACTTTCGGCAAACGGCGGCAGCTGGCCTCTACACCGTCTATTTCTCCTACCGCTTTCCTGGTGGACCGTTGCGAAAACGTGTATGTGTCCGGCTGGGGCGGAGGTATCAATAACTCATTGCATTACCCGAACTCCGGTACTTTCGGGCTGCCGGCGAAAAATGCTATCCAGAGCTCCACTGACGGCATGGACTTCTACTTCTTTGTGTTGCAGCGTGATGCCGCCGCTCAGCTGTTTGGCAGCTGGTTTGGCGGTAACGGCCTGTATGAACACGTAGATGGCGGCACCAGCCGCTTTGACCGTAACGGGGTGATCTATCAGGGTATTTGTGCCTGGTGTAACGTAAGCCAGAACGGCAGCAAGCCCCGTTATCCCACTACGCCGGGCGCTTATTCCAGCACGCCGCCGCCGGCCTGTAACTATGGCGCCCTGAAAATCGCCTTTAACCTCGACGGCGTAAAAGCAGGTATTAAAACACTGAACCGCAGATCGAATTTCTGTGTGCCCAGTGACATCACCTTTGTAGACACCACCCGCCTGCCGGCAGAAAGATGGGAATGGCATTTCCCGGATGGAAGCGTGGTAAACGGAAAAGATACGATCAAGCATACCTTTAACCAGGCGGGCACTTTCACCGTCATGCTGGTGAAAGTCGACCGTGCCAGCTGTAACGGCGCAGATACGGCCTACATCGATGTGAAGCTGGGCAACAACGAAGCCAAGTTTGATTTTGATGCACAAAGAAAGCTGCCCTGTACCGACCTGGCCTATGAGTTTACCAGCAACGCCACACCTGTCGGTGCATTCGGCGACAGTTCCTTCATCTTTGATCTGGGCGATGGTTCCAAACCCGAGTACGTAGGGCCGTCCAAGTTCCCTTATACGCATAAGTTCGCCGCACCGGGTGTCTATAACGTGAGCCTCACGCTGGTGGACAGTAACTTCTGTAATGCGCCTGAAACCATAACGAAGCCGCTACGTGTGGCCGTTAATGTTACTGCGCAGTTCACCATGCCGGACACGGTTTGTGTGGGCACGGAAATACAACTGGATAATACCACCCTGGGCGGTGACAGCTTCCTGTGGACATTTGAAGATAATGGTGATCAGTCCACAGAACCTTACCCGATACACAAATTCAATGTGCCGGGATTGTGGAAAGTGAAGCTGCTGGCGCTGGATGAAAATACCTGTAACAAAAAAGACAGTGTCACAAAGCAGGTACTGGTGGCTGCACCACCGGTCGCTGATTTCGATTTTAATCCTACCAAGGCTACCGAGAATACACCTGTAACTTTCACCAACCTGACGCAGGGACAAGAACCGCTGCATTTCCTGTGGAACTTCGGCGATGGTGATACTACTTCTGCCCGTAACCCGCAGCACCAGTACCTTAAAACCGGTACTTACAACGTGTGCCTTACCGCTGCTAATCAGGAAGGATGTACCCACACTGTCTGCAAACAGGTGAGCGCTATTGTGGTGCCGTTGTTTGATGTGCCTTCGGCATTTTCTCCCAACAACGACGGTATGAACGATGTATTCTATGTGAAGTCCTTTGGTGCGACCAAGTTTAACCTCAAGATATTTAATCGCTGGGGACAATTGATTTTTGAAAGTACTGACCCCAGAATAGGCTGGGATGGCACGTTTAAGGGAGCTGTGCAACCAATGGACGCATATGCTTACGTGGTAAGCCTCGAGTTTACTGACGGTACGAAGGCCAATAAGACAGGAAATGTAACCTTGTTAAGATGA
- a CDS encoding TIGR00730 family Rossman fold protein: protein MNGSLKNLKERDWTETRAHSSWQIFKIMAEFVEGFESLAKIGPCISIFGSARTKPGNRYYELAQEISRRLAEEGFGIITGGGPGVMEAANKGAQTAHGKSVGANITLPHEQNPNDFIDPDKRLNFDYFFVRKVMFTKYSQGFVMMPGGFGTMDEFFEVATLIQTKKMEETPMVLVGREYWSGLLEWIRTVMMEKESNINPQDLGLLKLFDTADEVVEYFRVFYTTNKLRPNF, encoded by the coding sequence ATGAATGGTAGTTTAAAAAACCTCAAGGAAAGAGACTGGACAGAAACAAGAGCGCATTCCAGCTGGCAGATATTCAAGATCATGGCGGAATTCGTAGAAGGCTTTGAATCACTTGCCAAAATAGGCCCCTGTATATCTATATTCGGATCTGCCCGTACTAAACCTGGTAACCGCTATTATGAACTGGCCCAGGAAATCTCCCGCAGACTGGCCGAGGAAGGATTTGGTATCATTACCGGTGGTGGCCCGGGTGTAATGGAAGCCGCCAATAAAGGCGCACAGACTGCACATGGTAAATCCGTAGGCGCCAATATCACCCTGCCCCATGAGCAGAACCCCAATGACTTTATTGACCCCGACAAAAGACTCAACTTCGACTATTTCTTTGTCCGCAAGGTAATGTTCACCAAATATTCCCAGGGGTTTGTGATGATGCCCGGCGGATTTGGCACCATGGATGAATTTTTTGAAGTGGCCACCCTTATCCAGACCAAGAAGATGGAAGAAACTCCGATGGTACTCGTAGGTCGTGAATACTGGAGCGGCCTGCTGGAATGGATACGTACCGTAATGATGGAAAAGGAAAGCAATATTAACCCGCAGGACCTGGGCCTGTTGAAGCTTTTCGATACCGCAGACGAAGTAGTGGAGTATTTCCGCGTATTTTATACCACCAATAAACTCAGACCTAACTTTTAA
- a CDS encoding porin family protein, producing MKRLLIGICLLISAQLAHAQYYKTDTSAPRGFDRSRLILGGSLGMVFGDYTNVEVSPLVGYRFNDYIAAGINVNAQYGQFKSYNGYGEVAQRDKYTIFGGGIWGRVYPIPMLFVHIQPEYNFVSQKSTVYYTNPKSDFSTNYSVPSLLVGAGYTQSVGGRVGIGISIMYDVIQDNRSPYRNNLIYRVGAGLGF from the coding sequence ATGAAACGTTTATTGATAGGTATCTGTCTTCTTATCTCCGCCCAGCTGGCGCATGCACAGTATTATAAAACAGACACCAGTGCGCCGCGCGGTTTCGACCGTTCCCGGCTGATACTGGGAGGTTCGCTGGGCATGGTTTTCGGCGATTATACCAATGTGGAGGTGTCCCCGCTCGTGGGCTACCGTTTCAATGATTACATCGCCGCCGGTATCAACGTAAACGCGCAGTACGGACAATTCAAAAGCTATAATGGTTATGGCGAAGTAGCCCAGCGTGATAAATATACCATCTTCGGCGGCGGTATCTGGGGACGTGTATATCCTATCCCGATGCTGTTTGTACACATTCAGCCGGAGTATAACTTCGTTTCCCAGAAATCAACGGTGTATTATACCAATCCGAAAAGTGATTTCAGTACCAACTACAGTGTGCCCAGCCTGTTGGTGGGCGCAGGTTATACCCAAAGCGTAGGTGGCCGTGTAGGTATCGGCATCTCTATTATGTATGATGTGATCCAGGACAACCGCTCACCTTACCGTAATAACCTGATCTACCGTGTAGGCGCCGGTTTGGGCTTCTGA
- a CDS encoding phosphonatase-like hydrolase, translated as MEIKLAVFDIAGTTLHDEANVAKVLQQAIQLAGVQVSLEEVNEVMGYAKPFAIRYLLQQKNDVRHADDQFIDQLHTHFVENMKAHYATDTSVREKQGVSAVFTALRQKGIKVALDTGFDRDITNVILQRTGWQEQGLIDAVATSDEVPHGRPYPYMIYRIMETLGVRSIEEVMKVGDTISDLEEGTNAGCRYVVGVTTGAYSREELAKGPHTHLVASIDELLSIL; from the coding sequence ATGGAGATTAAATTAGCTGTTTTTGATATTGCGGGCACCACGCTGCACGACGAGGCCAATGTGGCCAAAGTGCTGCAACAGGCCATTCAACTGGCAGGCGTGCAGGTATCCCTGGAAGAAGTGAACGAAGTGATGGGGTACGCCAAACCATTTGCGATCCGTTATTTGCTGCAACAAAAGAACGATGTGCGGCATGCAGACGATCAGTTTATTGACCAGCTGCACACGCATTTTGTGGAAAACATGAAAGCCCATTACGCTACTGATACTTCCGTAAGGGAGAAGCAGGGCGTGTCCGCGGTCTTCACTGCATTGCGGCAAAAAGGAATCAAAGTAGCGCTGGACACTGGTTTTGACCGCGATATCACTAACGTGATCCTGCAACGCACCGGCTGGCAGGAACAGGGGCTGATCGACGCGGTAGCCACCAGCGATGAAGTGCCTCATGGCCGTCCTTATCCTTATATGATCTACCGCATCATGGAAACACTGGGCGTGCGCAGTATAGAAGAAGTGATGAAAGTAGGAGACACTATTTCCGATCTGGAAGAAGGTACCAATGCCGGCTGCCGTTATGTGGTAGGTGTGACTACCGGCGCCTATAGCAGGGAAGAACTGGCGAAAGGCCCGCATACCCACCTGGTAGCTTCTATTGATGAACTGTTATCTATATTATAA
- a CDS encoding O-methyltransferase has product MELLPAVEAYAEKYTSPENPLLYKLNRETHLKVELPHMLSGHVQGKFLEMISRMLRPRRILELGTYTGYSAICLAAGLPDDGILHTIDINEELETLCHQYFEASGYADKIKMHIGKAAEVMTSLDEVFDLVFIDADKAGYVHYYDLVWEKLRPGGFILADNVLYHGQVLQPENEQGSQAKAMVRFCEKVLADDRAEQVLLTIRDGILLIRKK; this is encoded by the coding sequence ATGGAGCTCCTACCGGCAGTTGAGGCATATGCTGAAAAATACACCAGCCCGGAAAATCCGCTGTTGTACAAGTTGAACCGTGAAACGCACCTGAAAGTGGAATTGCCGCATATGTTGAGTGGCCATGTACAGGGTAAATTCCTGGAGATGATCAGCCGTATGTTGCGCCCCCGCCGGATACTGGAACTGGGAACATATACAGGGTATTCCGCCATCTGCCTGGCCGCAGGCCTGCCTGATGACGGCATATTACACACCATCGATATCAACGAAGAACTGGAGACCCTTTGCCATCAATATTTTGAGGCATCCGGGTATGCTGATAAAATAAAAATGCATATCGGAAAAGCAGCCGAGGTGATGACATCACTGGACGAGGTGTTTGATTTGGTGTTTATTGATGCTGATAAAGCCGGTTATGTGCATTATTATGACCTGGTTTGGGAAAAACTGCGCCCCGGCGGATTTATTCTGGCTGATAATGTATTGTACCATGGACAGGTATTACAGCCGGAAAACGAGCAGGGAAGCCAGGCCAAAGCCATGGTCAGATTTTGTGAAAAAGTGCTGGCAGATGACCGCGCAGAACAGGTGTTGCTCACCATCCGCGATGGTATCCTCCTGATCAGGAAAAAGTAA
- a CDS encoding PorP/SprF family type IX secretion system membrane protein, with product MKKLIVNITAGWVIVMLLTVSVSAQDLHFSQYYNSPLTTNPANTGFIPDGNFRVGANYRDQWTSIPVPYRTMSVYGDFQLLSDRLIYGWLGVGGVILRDVAGSGNLTSTKGYASVAYHQLLGESSLLSMGFQAGSAGKRVDITKLTFGDQWNGKFFDSQMPTAEPFTQSAVNYFDLNVGMNYAYFPTENLYINTGFAVQHVNTPRETFYNGDNKVPRRYTGFLNASIKTSDLLIINPSAYYSRQASTSEFVIGLNAAYNLSGDGTKQVSGGIYYRAKDAAMFMVGYQLSNIKLQFSYDVTTSNLAVSNSRRGAYEIGLVYSGLYSNRSFSNAKKSTICPSF from the coding sequence ATGAAGAAGCTGATTGTTAACATCACCGCAGGGTGGGTGATCGTAATGTTGCTCACAGTGAGCGTGTCCGCACAGGACCTGCACTTTTCGCAATATTACAATTCGCCTTTAACCACCAACCCTGCCAATACCGGTTTTATCCCCGACGGAAATTTCCGGGTGGGGGCCAATTATCGCGACCAGTGGACCAGTATTCCGGTGCCTTACCGGACCATGTCGGTATATGGTGATTTCCAGCTGTTGAGCGACCGGCTCATCTACGGATGGCTGGGCGTCGGCGGTGTTATTCTTCGTGATGTGGCGGGTAGTGGAAATCTGACTTCCACCAAAGGCTATGCCTCTGTTGCCTATCATCAGTTGCTGGGTGAAAGCAGCCTGTTGTCAATGGGTTTCCAGGCCGGATCTGCCGGCAAGCGGGTGGATATTACCAAACTGACTTTCGGGGACCAGTGGAACGGAAAATTCTTCGACTCCCAGATGCCCACCGCAGAGCCGTTTACGCAGTCCGCCGTGAATTATTTTGATCTGAACGTAGGAATGAATTATGCTTATTTCCCGACAGAAAATCTGTACATCAATACAGGTTTCGCGGTACAGCATGTCAATACGCCCCGGGAAACCTTTTATAACGGTGATAATAAAGTACCCCGTCGTTATACCGGCTTTCTGAATGCGAGCATCAAAACCAGTGATCTGCTGATCATCAACCCCAGTGCTTATTACTCCCGTCAGGCCAGCACCAGCGAGTTTGTGATCGGGCTGAACGCGGCGTACAATCTTTCCGGTGATGGCACCAAGCAGGTGTCCGGTGGTATTTACTATCGCGCCAAAGATGCTGCTATGTTCATGGTGGGTTATCAGTTGAGTAATATTAAACTCCAGTTCAGTTACGATGTCACTACTTCCAACCTGGCCGTGTCTAACAGCAGGAGGGGGGCGTATGAGATCGGCCTGGTTTACAGTGGATTATATTCTAACCGTAGTTTTTCCAATGCGAAAAAGTCTACCATTTGTCCTTCTTTCTAA
- a CDS encoding TIGR03364 family FAD-dependent oxidoreductase: protein MQQQQADVAVVGAGIVGLAMAYKLASKGKKVVLFERNSRAISASIRNFGLVWPIGQRAGKMYQRAMHSRSVWKELAAATGLQCQETGSLHLVYEKDELAVLEEFAAAAPANGFDCQLVAPENIGQYTRAIKTAGLQGALWSPTEMTVNPRQASATIARHLEEKMNVAVRFNTAVNGISMPYVETKDEKWKVDQVYVCSGADFETLYPAAYAAAPLTKCKLQMMRTVPQPGDWQLGPALCAGLTLAHYASFNDCAALAPLKERFAAEMPEYVKWGIHLLISQNGAGELTIGDSHEYGPDFEPFDKAFINDLILKYMHTFLEAPTYTIQEQWHGIYPKLTNGGTELIMSPEKDVTIVNALSGAGMTLSFGLAEELTSL from the coding sequence ATGCAACAACAACAAGCGGATGTAGCCGTAGTAGGCGCCGGCATCGTAGGACTGGCCATGGCGTACAAACTGGCGTCCAAAGGGAAAAAAGTAGTTTTATTTGAAAGAAACAGCAGGGCGATCAGTGCTTCCATCCGCAATTTCGGACTGGTATGGCCTATCGGCCAGCGTGCCGGTAAGATGTACCAGCGAGCCATGCATAGCCGCAGCGTGTGGAAAGAGCTGGCCGCAGCCACAGGGCTGCAATGCCAGGAAACAGGTTCACTGCACCTCGTGTACGAAAAAGATGAACTGGCCGTACTGGAAGAATTTGCAGCCGCGGCGCCTGCCAATGGATTTGACTGCCAGCTGGTAGCACCGGAAAATATTGGTCAATATACCCGGGCCATCAAAACAGCAGGCTTGCAGGGCGCCCTCTGGAGCCCGACAGAAATGACGGTCAACCCGCGACAGGCCAGTGCCACCATCGCACGCCACCTCGAGGAGAAAATGAATGTGGCCGTCCGGTTTAATACAGCCGTTAACGGTATCAGCATGCCCTATGTCGAAACCAAAGATGAAAAATGGAAAGTAGACCAGGTATATGTTTGCAGCGGAGCGGATTTTGAAACACTGTATCCTGCAGCCTATGCTGCGGCCCCGCTTACCAAATGCAAACTGCAGATGATGCGCACCGTTCCGCAGCCGGGCGACTGGCAGCTGGGCCCGGCGCTGTGTGCCGGCCTCACCCTGGCCCATTATGCTTCGTTCAACGATTGCGCCGCACTGGCACCGCTGAAGGAACGGTTTGCAGCAGAAATGCCGGAGTACGTGAAATGGGGCATCCACCTGCTGATTTCGCAGAACGGCGCCGGCGAACTGACCATCGGTGACTCACACGAATATGGTCCGGACTTCGAACCATTTGATAAGGCATTTATCAATGACCTCATCCTGAAATATATGCATACTTTCCTGGAGGCGCCCACCTATACTATCCAGGAACAATGGCATGGCATCTACCCCAAACTGACCAACGGCGGTACCGAACTGATAATGAGCCCTGAAAAGGACGTCACTATCGTAAACGCCCTCAGCGGAGCCGGTATGACGCTGTCATTTGGTCTGGCAGAAGAGCTCACCTCCCTATAG